A genome region from Arachis duranensis cultivar V14167 chromosome 6, aradu.V14167.gnm2.J7QH, whole genome shotgun sequence includes the following:
- the LOC107491994 gene encoding uncharacterized protein LOC107491994 isoform X1, producing the protein MGHHYHRRHRHRHHHHLILFVFLLLHTAVKVKSSTLNYTSYREVSSLRLERIQRHLDKINKPPILTINSPDGDIIDCVHKRKQPALDHPLLKNHKIQKVAPKVPKGMNVKKRGTTMEDVVSGGAWQMWHQNGTRCPKGTVPIRRSTVHDVLRAKSLYEFGKKKRSMAMSLSRRRIDAPDVVSGNGHEHAIAYTGSSQEVYGAKATINVWDPSIQVVNEFSLSQIWILSGSFDGSDLNSIEAGWQVSPELYGDSRPRLFTYWTSDSYQATGCYNLLCSGFVQTNSRIAIGASISPISSLDSNQYDITILIWKDPKVGNWWMSFGDSTLVGYWPAELFTHLAQHATMVEWGGEVVNTRVTGQHTSTQMGSGHFAEDGFGKASYFRNLEIVDTDNSLSSVHVISTLAENTNCYDIKSSYSNDWGTYFYYGGPGNNPQCP; encoded by the exons atggGTCATCACTATCACCGCCGTCACCGTCATCGTCACCATCACCACCTGATCCTTTTTGTGTTCCTTCTTCTACACACGGCGGTGAAGGTTAAGAGCAGTACCCTAAATTACACAAGTTACAGGGAAGTGAGTAGCTTAAGACTGGAAAGGATTCAACGGCACTTGGACAAGATCAACAAGCCCCCTATTCTCACCATAAAT aGTCCAGATGGTGATATTATAGATTGTGTTCACAAAAGAAAACAACCGGCTCTAGATCACCCCCTTCTCAAGAATCACAAGATCCAG aAGGTGGCGCCAAAGGTGCCAAAGGGGATGAATGTTAAAAAGAGAGGGACGACGATGGAGGATGTAGTGAGCGGCGGGGCATGGCAGATGTGGCACCAAAACGGGACACGGTGTCCAAAAGGAACGGTTCCGATACGGCGGAGCACGGTGCATGACGTTCTGAGAGCAAAATCTTTGTATGAATTTGGGAAGAAAAAGCGAAGCATGGCAATGTCTTTATCACGGCGGCGCATTGATGCACCAGATGTGGTCAGCGGCAATGGCCATGAG CATGCGATTGCGTACACTGGATCATCCCAAGAAGTTTACGGAGCAAAGGCCACAATCAATGTGTGGGATCCTTCCATTCAAGTTGTGAACGAGTTTAGTCTCTCTCAAATTTGGATTCTTTCTGGCTCCTTCGACGGTTCTGATCTCAATAGTATTGAAGCTGGATGGCag GTCAGTCCGGAGCTGTATGGTGACAGCCGACCCCGTTTATTCACTTACTGGACG AGTGACTCGTACCAAGCAACGGGATGCTACAACCTTCTCTGTTCCGGTTTTGTCCAAACAAACAGCAGGATTGCCATTGGAGCTTCCATTTCTCCAATCTCTTCTCTTGACAGCAACCAATACGACATCACCATCCTCATTTGGAAG GATCCAAAAGTAGGGAACTGGTGGATGAGTTTTGGTGACAGCACATTGGTAGGGTATTGGCCGGCGGAGCTATTCACACACCTCGCCCAGCACGCCACAATGGTAGAGTGGGGAGGCGAGGTGGTGAATACACGTGTGACCGGCCAACACACTTCCACTCAGATGGGATCCGGGCACTTTGCCGAGGATGGATTCGGAAAAGCAAGCTACTTCCGGAACCTGGAGATCGTGGACACAGATAACAGCCTGAGCTCAGTGCATGTGATATCAACCCTAGCGGAGAACACAAATTGCTATGACATAAAAAGCTCCTACAGCAATGATTGGGGCACTTACTTTTACTATGGTGGCCCTGGCAACAATCCTCAGTGTCCTTGA
- the LOC107491994 gene encoding uncharacterized protein LOC107491994 isoform X2 — MGHHYHRRHRHRHHHHLILFVFLLLHTAVKVKSSTLNYTSYREVSSLRLERIQRHLDKINKPPILTINSPDGDIIDCVHKRKQPALDHPLLKNHKIQVAPKVPKGMNVKKRGTTMEDVVSGGAWQMWHQNGTRCPKGTVPIRRSTVHDVLRAKSLYEFGKKKRSMAMSLSRRRIDAPDVVSGNGHEHAIAYTGSSQEVYGAKATINVWDPSIQVVNEFSLSQIWILSGSFDGSDLNSIEAGWQVSPELYGDSRPRLFTYWTSDSYQATGCYNLLCSGFVQTNSRIAIGASISPISSLDSNQYDITILIWKDPKVGNWWMSFGDSTLVGYWPAELFTHLAQHATMVEWGGEVVNTRVTGQHTSTQMGSGHFAEDGFGKASYFRNLEIVDTDNSLSSVHVISTLAENTNCYDIKSSYSNDWGTYFYYGGPGNNPQCP; from the exons atggGTCATCACTATCACCGCCGTCACCGTCATCGTCACCATCACCACCTGATCCTTTTTGTGTTCCTTCTTCTACACACGGCGGTGAAGGTTAAGAGCAGTACCCTAAATTACACAAGTTACAGGGAAGTGAGTAGCTTAAGACTGGAAAGGATTCAACGGCACTTGGACAAGATCAACAAGCCCCCTATTCTCACCATAAAT aGTCCAGATGGTGATATTATAGATTGTGTTCACAAAAGAAAACAACCGGCTCTAGATCACCCCCTTCTCAAGAATCACAAGATCCAG GTGGCGCCAAAGGTGCCAAAGGGGATGAATGTTAAAAAGAGAGGGACGACGATGGAGGATGTAGTGAGCGGCGGGGCATGGCAGATGTGGCACCAAAACGGGACACGGTGTCCAAAAGGAACGGTTCCGATACGGCGGAGCACGGTGCATGACGTTCTGAGAGCAAAATCTTTGTATGAATTTGGGAAGAAAAAGCGAAGCATGGCAATGTCTTTATCACGGCGGCGCATTGATGCACCAGATGTGGTCAGCGGCAATGGCCATGAG CATGCGATTGCGTACACTGGATCATCCCAAGAAGTTTACGGAGCAAAGGCCACAATCAATGTGTGGGATCCTTCCATTCAAGTTGTGAACGAGTTTAGTCTCTCTCAAATTTGGATTCTTTCTGGCTCCTTCGACGGTTCTGATCTCAATAGTATTGAAGCTGGATGGCag GTCAGTCCGGAGCTGTATGGTGACAGCCGACCCCGTTTATTCACTTACTGGACG AGTGACTCGTACCAAGCAACGGGATGCTACAACCTTCTCTGTTCCGGTTTTGTCCAAACAAACAGCAGGATTGCCATTGGAGCTTCCATTTCTCCAATCTCTTCTCTTGACAGCAACCAATACGACATCACCATCCTCATTTGGAAG GATCCAAAAGTAGGGAACTGGTGGATGAGTTTTGGTGACAGCACATTGGTAGGGTATTGGCCGGCGGAGCTATTCACACACCTCGCCCAGCACGCCACAATGGTAGAGTGGGGAGGCGAGGTGGTGAATACACGTGTGACCGGCCAACACACTTCCACTCAGATGGGATCCGGGCACTTTGCCGAGGATGGATTCGGAAAAGCAAGCTACTTCCGGAACCTGGAGATCGTGGACACAGATAACAGCCTGAGCTCAGTGCATGTGATATCAACCCTAGCGGAGAACACAAATTGCTATGACATAAAAAGCTCCTACAGCAATGATTGGGGCACTTACTTTTACTATGGTGGCCCTGGCAACAATCCTCAGTGTCCTTGA
- the LOC107491995 gene encoding single-stranded DNA-binding protein WHY2, mitochondrial — protein sequence MLKLSRLLPSISGSSPRLLEPLSFTKPDPRDSAAFSTATNNKYAAKGYTSNRIFAPYSVYKGKAAFSLSPCLPTFTKLDSGAVVVDRRGSMMMIFMHSIGERKYDWENKQRFALSATEVGSLISMGPQDSCEFFHDPSMLSSNAGQVRKSLSIKPHASSNGYFVSLTVVNNLLNTKDYLSVPVTTAEFAVMKTACSFALPHIMGWDRMTHQSGGTVGLQSKVEPPALDLEWDK from the exons ATGTTGAAGCTGTCTCGCCTTCTACCTTCCATTTCCGGTTCCAG CCCCCGCTTACTGGAACCCCTCTCCTTTACAAAACCTGATCCTAGGGATTCAGCTGCGTTTTCTACAGCTACCAATAATAAATATGCTGCTAAAG GATATACGTCAAATCGCATATTTGCTCCTTATTCCGTTTACAAGGGCAAAGCTGCTTTCTCTTTGAGTCCTTGTCTTCCAACTTTCACCAAGTTGGAT AGTGGGGCCGTTGTAGTTGATCGCCGTGGTTCAATGATGATGATTTTCATGCACTCCATTGGGGAGCGCAAGTATGACTGGGAGAACAAGCAG AGATTTGCTCTCTCGGCGACTGAAGTTGGCTCTTTGATAAGCATGGGCCCTCAGGATTCTTGTGAATTCTTTCATGATCCCTCCATGTTATCGAG TAATGCTGGTCAAGTGAGAAAAAGCTTATCAATTAAGCCTCATGCAAGCAGCAATGGCTACTTCGTGTCTTTGA CTGTTGTCAATAACCTGCTAAATACCAAGGATTACTTGAGTGTCCCTGTCACGACTGCTGAGTTTGCTGTGATGAAGACAGCTTGCAGT TTTGCATTGCCACACATCATGGGTTGGGACCGCATGACTCATCAGTCAGGGGGCACGGTTGGTCTTCAATCGAAAGTGGAACCACCTGCTTTAGACTTGGAATGGGATAAGTAA
- the LOC107491789 gene encoding uncharacterized protein LOC107491789, translating to MAPSSASGSSTDQTITVEKSISRTRFAELGINSWPKWACPPGKYKLKYNSQQTCHLVRGKVKVYSDDSSSPAVEFCAGDLVTIPSGLSCTWDVMASVDMHYKFEPSPAPSSPPSHS from the exons ATGGCACCATCATCAGCATCAGGTTCTTCAACAGATCAAACAATCACAGTTGAAAAAAGTATTTCAAGAACAAGATTTGCAGAGCTGGGAATTAATTCATGGCCCAA atgggcttgtcctcctggGAAGTACAAGCTGAAATACAATTCACAACAGACATGCCATTTGGTGAGAGGGAAAGTGAAGGTTTATTCCGACGACTCGTCTTCTCCGGCGGTGGAGTTTTGTGCCGGCGACCTTGTCACCATTCCCAGTGGACTCAGTTGCACTTGGGATGTAATGGCTTCGGTGGACATGCATTACAAATTTGAGCCCTCTCCTGCACCTTCGTCTCCTCCTTCTCATTCTTGA